The Terriglobales bacterium sequence TTCCCGGGGGCAGAGTGATGGGGCCGGCGAGAGCGGCGATGGCCGTCGCCGCGCCGCCGGCGGCTGCCGGGACTTCCACCGCCCGCTCCAGTTGCACCGCCAGCACCGGATGCCGGTACTGCTCCCACTGCTTGTGTCCTTTCTGGATGCTCTCGACCCGGCCCACCCCCGGCAGCATGCCCGCCATCTGCTTGGCGCTGTCGCCGCCCACCTGCACCTCCTCGCCCCTGGTGTGCAGGCGCACCACCTCCCCGGCCTGCACGTACGAGATCTGGATGGGAATGGGCGCGCCGTTGGGCGGAGTGAAAGTGGCGGAGCGGAAGTCGATGCGGTAGCCGTACTTGGCCGGGGAGGTGAGACTGCCCAGGTGCTCGAAGAAGCCCTGCTTCCCGCCGCCCACCTTCTCTTTCTCCACCTTCTCGACGATGACCTCGACGCGGGCGCCGGCGGGGATGGCTTCCCGGTCGACCACGTAGACCGGGCGCATGACTTCGCCCTCCAGGCGCGTTCCCGGCTGCAGCTTGGCGACGTTCACCGGTCCCGCGAGCATGACGCGCAGGATGTCGCCCGCAGGCACCGAGCAGGTCGGCGCGGAAGCTGGCGGCGCGGCGGTCTGCGCCACCAGGGGCGCACGGCTGGCGGGGAGAAGCGAGGCAAGGGTGAGAAGAAGGACGCGTCTGGTTCCGACTGCAGGCATGGGGCCCTCACAGCATGTGATCCCGTGGCCGGACAGCGGGCAGCGCGCGCAAGAGTGAGCACCGCCGGACAGCGAGTGGCAGACATTCTACGCCCGATCCGCAGGCTGCGGTTCTGCCCAAAAGGTAGGGATTCCTAAACGGGAAGCGGCGCCTCAGGGCTCGCGGCCGCCGCGGCCACCGGCGCCGGCGGGGCCGCCACAGCGGGCTCCAGGGCGGGCGCGTGCTCGCGGAACCACAACGCCTCGGCGGCACGCTGCCAGTAGCGCGTCCCCAGCCAGAGGATGAGGATGGCCTGTCCCAGCAGGAAGGCCAGCCCCACGCGCTCCGGCGGCAGCTTCACCCACAGCCACAGGCCGGCCGCCAGGCCCAGCCAGCCCACCAGCGAGATGGAAAAGTAGATCCAGAAGAGACGGAAACAGCCCCGGCGCAGCAGGCGGAAGCCGGTCGCGATGGAGCGCCAGAACCTGCCGCTGTGCACCAGCGCGAACTGCGTCAGGTCGAACCACAGGCGCAAGACGACCGCGGCCACCCACATCACCAGCAGCGTGCCCAGGCCCACGTAGAAATAGAGGCGCGGCTCCGGCGACTTCTCCGCCCAGCTCAGCAGGGCGTCGCGCGCGAGGCTGAGCACGCCCAGCACGATGCCGAAGACCGGCAGGGTCAGCACGGCGAACCAGAAGAAGCGCCAGAACCAGTGGCCGCACGCCTGAAAGAAGGCGCCCCTGCGCGGATGCTCCTCGGAGAGGAAGCCCTGCACGATGCCCGGGGTGAGGAACAACGTGACCAGTCCGAAGGCGATGGCGAAGGAGAGGGAGGCGGGAGCCAGGAGGCGGGGCGTGACCTCCGGCCGCAGCAGCAGGTCGAGGAAGACGGCCAAGTCAAAGCCGTGGGCCAGCCGCTGCGCCTCCAGACTGGTGTTGAGCACGCTGCCGAACTCGGCGGAGAGGGCGGTGCTGGCCAGCGCCGCCAGCACCAGGTTCGACAGATAGAGCCAGGCCAGGCCGGGCCAGTCGCGCCGGGCCAGCCCCGCGCCGCGTCCGATGTATCCTCCGCCGCTCGCCATTCTCCTCTTCTCCTAGATCAGCCACGACACGATCTGCGCCATCCACTGGTTGAAGAAGAGCCAGTAGTTGTGCAGTTTGCGCGCCGCGGTGGTGTCGGGCTTGGCGGTGCGGCTGTTGTTGAACAGGTCGCGGTCGAGATAGATGAGGTGGTCGGGGTCCACCTCGGCCGAGACCACCTTGGCCTTCTTGTCGTAGGTGTAGCGCACCCAGCGGTCTTTGCCGTCCCAGTTCTCGCGCACCACCTGCCCGTCGTCGAAGCGCACTTCCACCGTGACCGGGAAGATGAAATCACCCCTGCGGTGGACCAGCACCTGGCTGCGGAAGACGGCCCCGCTGTCGCGCTCCGGCTTCCACCAGTTCACCGGTTCGGAGGTCACGCTCAGGACCTCGTAGTCCAGTACCTGGGTGCCGTAGACGGCCTGGTCGAAGAAGGGGCGCAGGTCCTTGCGCCCGGAGACCTCTTCCACCGTCTTCAGGAAATCCTCCCCGGTGGGATGGGTGAAGCGGTAGCGCAGGAAGTAGGTGTGCAGGGCGCGGCGCATCGTCTCCTTGCCCACCATGCCGTCCAGGGTGTGCAGCACGCTGGCGGTCTTGCCGTAGGTGACGTTCCCGTAGGCGCCGTTGTTCATGAACTCGTAGGCCTTGCGGGTGATGGGATCGGTGTCGGGCGAGCGCACGTAAAAGGTGTGGGCGAAGAGTTCGGTGTCGCCGGCGGTGGCGCCCCAAAGATCGAGCAGCGAGCGGTCGGGGCCGTAGAGCTCGTCCATGATGCTGGTCTCGCTGTACTGGTTGATGCCCTCGTCCAGCCACGCCTCCTCGAATTCGTTGGTGGCCACCATGCCGTACCAGTACTGGTGGCCGTACTCGTGCACCACCACCACCTCGGGCGCGAGCAGGCCGCGGGGCATCCACCAGTTGGTGTCGGCGGTGAACAGCGTGGGGTACTCCATGCCGCCGGCGCGGGAGTCGGGATCGGGGTCCACCAGCGTGATCTGCTTGTAGGGATAGGGGCCGAACCAGTGATCGAAGTAGTACATGGCCTGGCGCAGGGCGGTGAGATAGCGCTGCGCCTGCGCGGCGTGCGGGCGCAGCACCAGGGCGCGCATCTTCACCGGGCCGGCGCTGCCGGGGAAGGTGCCCTCGGCGACCACGAAGCGCGGCGAGGCGGTCCAGGCGAAGTCGTGGATGTCCTCCCCGTGCCAGGTCACGGTGCGGGTGCCGTCGGGATTGTCCTGGCTGCCGACCTCGATGCCGCTGGCCCCGGTGACGTAACGGCGCGGCAGCGTCAGCTTCACGTCGTACACCCCGAAGTCGGCGAAGAACTCGGTGTTCAGGTGGAACTGGTGGCAGTTCCAGCCGCCGTGCCACCACACCCCCACCTTGGGAAACCACTGCGCACCCATGATGAAGTCGTGCATGTAGCCGGTGCGCGCCACCACCTCGGGAAAGACGTCGTAGAACTTGATGTGAAAGGTGACCGACGCCCCCGGCGGCACCGGCTTGGGCAGCTTCACCTCGACCACGCTGCGGTCGCCGGCGTTGTCGTCGTCGGGATGGATGAACTGCAACTGCCCGGTGAGGTCGCCCATGCCCTCCACCGTCATTTGCTGGATGTTGACGGCGCCGCGGTTCTTCTCGCTCCACTCCAGGGTGGGAAAGTCCCGGTGACCCTCTTGCGCCCAGGTGGACTCCGGCTGGAAACCGTTCAGGTACATGTGAAAGGGGAAGGTGTCGAGGGGCTGGCCGGTGAGATTGCGATAGACCAGGGTCTCGGTGGCGTCGAGGGTGTGGGCCTTCTCGTTGTACTTGGCCTCGATGGTGTAGTGCACCACGCGCGGGGAGAGCGGCTTGCCGTCGGCCGAATAGACGGCGGCGGGATTCACCGCCTGCTCCCAGGTCTGGGCGCGGGCGGCGCCCAGCGCCAGGAAGACGGCGGCGGCGGCGAGCAGCAGGCTGCGGGCTCTGGGCACGCGCGGCATTGTATCGCAGCGGCTCACTTCCCCAGCGCCTCCAGCTCGGCAGTGGCGGAATCGAGGAGCGCGGCCTCGTTCTCCAGCACCTTGGCCACCCGCAGGATCTCGCTGTCGGCCTCAGCCCAGCGCTTCTGCTCGATGGCCTCGCGCACCCCCGGCACCGTCTTCACGTCGTAGCCGGTATAGACGCCGGGCGCGTACAGCATGTGCTGGTACCAGGGACGCCGGGGCAGGCCCG is a genomic window containing:
- a CDS encoding M1 family metallopeptidase translates to MPRARSLLLAAAAVFLALGAARAQTWEQAVNPAAVYSADGKPLSPRVVHYTIEAKYNEKAHTLDATETLVYRNLTGQPLDTFPFHMYLNGFQPESTWAQEGHRDFPTLEWSEKNRGAVNIQQMTVEGMGDLTGQLQFIHPDDDNAGDRSVVEVKLPKPVPPGASVTFHIKFYDVFPEVVARTGYMHDFIMGAQWFPKVGVWWHGGWNCHQFHLNTEFFADFGVYDVKLTLPRRYVTGASGIEVGSQDNPDGTRTVTWHGEDIHDFAWTASPRFVVAEGTFPGSAGPVKMRALVLRPHAAQAQRYLTALRQAMYYFDHWFGPYPYKQITLVDPDPDSRAGGMEYPTLFTADTNWWMPRGLLAPEVVVVHEYGHQYWYGMVATNEFEEAWLDEGINQYSETSIMDELYGPDRSLLDLWGATAGDTELFAHTFYVRSPDTDPITRKAYEFMNNGAYGNVTYGKTASVLHTLDGMVGKETMRRALHTYFLRYRFTHPTGEDFLKTVEEVSGRKDLRPFFDQAVYGTQVLDYEVLSVTSEPVNWWKPERDSGAVFRSQVLVHRRGDFIFPVTVEVRFDDGQVVRENWDGKDRWVRYTYDKKAKVVSAEVDPDHLIYLDRDLFNNSRTAKPDTTAARKLHNYWLFFNQWMAQIVSWLI